A genomic window from Micromonospora sp. WMMA1947 includes:
- a CDS encoding DUF3662 and FHA domain-containing protein, whose product MASGPEEEPVSVLQRFEKRLEGLVEGAFAKVFKGVVHPVEILNAMQREAEAHKAILAGGRTLVPNRYVIDLSPYDHSRLAPYAAALAQELAQSQAEFIGEQAWTVYGDVIVEVERGEGLDTGMFRVTAEVYTGGDVAPVSAPGGYDAGPAYPAYDQGGGYGPPPGHGGGRNVRLVSGDGRTYPLQMGSTVIGRGDQANLRLPDVGISRRHARLDFDGGQVVLTDLGSTNGTMVNGQRVSAVALNPGDMIQLGTTTLTFRVDG is encoded by the coding sequence ATTGCCTCGGGACCCGAGGAGGAGCCGGTGAGCGTGCTGCAACGCTTCGAGAAGCGTCTGGAAGGCCTGGTCGAGGGGGCCTTCGCCAAGGTCTTCAAAGGGGTGGTCCACCCCGTGGAGATCCTCAACGCCATGCAGCGGGAGGCCGAGGCGCACAAGGCGATCCTGGCCGGTGGGCGCACCCTTGTGCCCAACCGCTACGTGATCGATCTCTCGCCCTACGACCACAGTCGTCTGGCGCCGTACGCCGCCGCGCTGGCCCAGGAGCTGGCCCAGTCGCAGGCCGAGTTCATCGGCGAGCAGGCCTGGACGGTCTACGGCGACGTGATCGTCGAGGTCGAACGCGGTGAGGGCCTGGACACCGGCATGTTCCGGGTCACCGCCGAGGTCTACACCGGCGGGGACGTCGCCCCGGTCTCCGCGCCCGGCGGCTACGACGCCGGCCCGGCGTACCCGGCGTACGACCAGGGTGGCGGCTACGGCCCTCCGCCCGGTCACGGCGGTGGCCGCAACGTCCGCCTGGTCTCCGGCGACGGCCGCACCTACCCGCTCCAGATGGGCTCGACCGTGATCGGCCGCGGTGACCAGGCCAACCTGCGCCTGCCCGACGTCGGCATCTCCCGGCGCCACGCCCGGCTGGACTTCGACGGCGGCCAGGTGGTGCTGACCGACCTGGGCTCCACCAACGGCACGATGGTCAACGGCCAGCGGGTCTCGGCGGTCGCCCTCAACCCCGGCGACATGATCCAGCTCGGCACCACGACGCTGACCTTCCGCGTGGACGGCTGA
- a CDS encoding NAD-dependent epimerase/dehydratase family protein: protein MVSLPPMDQEWRVTVALVTGSGGLIGSEAARHFAGLGLDVVGIDNDMRRYFFGEDGSTAWSLDRLAADLGSAYTHHAVDIRDRDGLEQVFKRYGKDIAVVIHSAAQPSHDWAAKEPFTDFDVNAGGTLNVLENTRRHAIDAPFIHCSTNKVYGDRPNSLPLIELETRYELPEDHRWYDGITEDMSIDESLHSIFGASKVAADVMVQEYGRYFDMRTACFRGGTLTGPAHSAAELHGFLAYLMRCVMEGRTYNLFGYKGKMVRDAIHSHDVLTAFEAFFREPRSAQVYNLGGGRHSNTSHIEAFRIAQEITGREARINYVEQARTGDHQWYVSSMARFEEHYPSWKITYDVPMILREIYEANADKWVPKA, encoded by the coding sequence ATGGTTTCCCTGCCTCCCATGGACCAGGAGTGGCGTGTGACTGTCGCGTTGGTGACCGGTTCCGGCGGTCTGATCGGCTCCGAGGCGGCCCGGCACTTCGCCGGACTGGGTCTCGACGTGGTCGGCATCGACAACGACATGCGGCGGTACTTCTTCGGCGAGGACGGCTCGACCGCCTGGAGCCTCGACCGGCTCGCCGCCGACCTCGGCTCCGCGTACACCCACCACGCCGTCGACATCCGGGACCGGGACGGCCTGGAGCAGGTCTTCAAGCGGTACGGCAAGGACATCGCCGTGGTGATCCACAGCGCCGCCCAGCCGAGCCACGACTGGGCCGCCAAGGAGCCGTTCACCGACTTCGACGTGAACGCCGGCGGCACGCTCAACGTGCTGGAGAACACCCGGCGGCACGCGATCGACGCGCCGTTCATCCACTGTTCCACGAACAAGGTGTACGGCGACCGGCCGAACTCGCTCCCGCTGATCGAGCTGGAGACCCGGTACGAACTGCCCGAGGACCACCGCTGGTACGACGGCATCACCGAGGACATGTCGATCGACGAGTCGCTGCACTCGATCTTCGGCGCCTCGAAGGTCGCCGCCGACGTGATGGTCCAGGAGTACGGCCGCTACTTCGACATGCGGACCGCCTGCTTCCGGGGCGGCACGCTGACCGGCCCGGCGCACTCCGCCGCCGAACTGCACGGGTTCCTGGCGTACCTGATGCGGTGCGTGATGGAGGGCCGGACGTACAACCTCTTCGGTTACAAGGGGAAGATGGTCCGGGACGCGATCCACTCGCACGACGTGCTGACCGCGTTCGAGGCGTTCTTCCGTGAGCCGCGCTCGGCCCAGGTCTACAACCTCGGCGGCGGCCGGCACTCGAACACCTCGCACATCGAGGCGTTCCGGATCGCCCAGGAGATCACCGGCCGCGAGGCCCGGATCAACTACGTCGAGCAGGCCCGCACCGGCGACCACCAGTGGTACGTCAGCAGCATGGCCCGGTTCGAGGAGCACTACCCGTCCTGGAAGATCACGTACGACGTGCCGATGATCCTCCGCGAGATCTACGAGGCCAACGCCGACAAGTGGGTGCCGAAGGCATGA
- a CDS encoding WecB/TagA/CpsF family glycosyltransferase, whose translation MSAGTKRNVLGVGVDATDYARATEAVVAAAHERRPLALTALAVHGVMTGVLDPAHNARLNSFDVVTPDGQPVRWALNLLHGAGLTDRVYGPELTLRVLARFAEEGLPVYLYGSTEETLSRLVPALESKFPALKIAGVEPSKFRAVTPGEDAEIADRIRASGARLVLVGLGCPRQEVFAYAMRPLLDMPLMAVGAAFDYHAGLLRNPPPWMQRAGLEWFWRLGLEPKRLWRRYVILNPAYLARLAAQKTGLWKATPPAPATGRPATFDV comes from the coding sequence ATGAGCGCCGGGACCAAGCGCAACGTGCTCGGCGTCGGGGTCGACGCCACCGACTACGCCCGGGCCACCGAGGCCGTGGTGGCGGCCGCGCACGAGCGCCGCCCGCTGGCGCTCACCGCGCTGGCGGTGCACGGCGTGATGACCGGCGTGCTCGACCCGGCGCACAACGCCCGGCTCAACTCGTTCGACGTGGTCACCCCCGACGGGCAGCCGGTGCGCTGGGCGCTCAACCTGCTGCACGGCGCCGGGCTCACCGACCGCGTCTACGGCCCGGAGCTGACCCTGCGGGTGCTCGCCCGGTTCGCCGAGGAAGGGCTGCCGGTCTACCTCTACGGCTCCACCGAGGAGACGCTGTCCCGGCTCGTCCCGGCGCTGGAGAGCAAGTTCCCCGCGCTGAAGATCGCCGGGGTCGAGCCGTCCAAGTTCCGCGCCGTCACGCCGGGCGAGGACGCCGAGATCGCCGACCGGATCCGGGCCAGCGGCGCCCGCCTCGTCCTGGTCGGGCTCGGCTGCCCGCGCCAGGAGGTCTTCGCGTACGCCATGCGCCCGCTGCTGGACATGCCGCTGATGGCTGTCGGCGCGGCCTTCGACTACCACGCCGGCCTGCTCCGCAACCCACCACCGTGGATGCAGCGCGCCGGACTGGAGTGGTTCTGGCGGCTCGGCCTGGAGCCCAAGCGCCTGTGGCGCCGGTACGTCATCCTCAACCCGGCCTACCTGGCCCGGCTCGCGGCCCAGAAGACCGGCCTGTGGAAGGCCACTCCGCCGGCGCCGGCCACCGGACGTCCCGCCACGTTCGACGTCTGA
- a CDS encoding DUF397 domain-containing protein, with the protein MATKEFPVDLTQATWFKSSKSGPNCDNCVEVAYVTGAVGVRDSKDKTGPALVFAPGDWHAFVARARNGVFGRS; encoded by the coding sequence ATGGCGACCAAGGAGTTCCCCGTGGACCTGACGCAGGCGACGTGGTTCAAGAGCTCGAAGAGCGGGCCGAACTGCGACAACTGCGTCGAGGTCGCGTACGTGACCGGGGCGGTCGGAGTGCGGGACTCGAAGGACAAGACCGGCCCGGCCCTGGTCTTCGCTCCGGGTGACTGGCACGCCTTCGTCGCCCGCGCCCGAAACGGCGTGTTCGGCCGGAGCTGA
- a CDS encoding helix-turn-helix transcriptional regulator, with translation MSERRSPTIRRRRLGAELRRQREAAGITIEVVAEQLECSASKISRIETGHTTATPRDVRDMLRIYGVVGAESDELVQIAREARQKGWWHPYSTVLVGAYVGLEAAASSIRAYEQQVVPGLLETEEYAGAMIRAARPDFTDDQVDQRVRVRLGRQSLLTQDDPVDLWVVLDEAVLSRPVGGDAVMRGQLNRLVEVAELPNVTVQVLPFEVGAHAGMDGTFTILSFPEPSDPDVVYAENATGGLFLEKSDELQKYSFIFDHIRAAAMRPEESVAHIAKLAEEPLWKWRPRSSPWT, from the coding sequence GTGAGCGAACGGCGCAGCCCCACCATCCGGCGGCGCCGGCTGGGGGCGGAACTCCGCCGGCAGCGGGAGGCGGCGGGCATCACCATCGAAGTCGTCGCCGAGCAGCTGGAGTGCTCGGCGTCCAAGATCTCCCGGATCGAGACCGGCCACACCACAGCGACCCCGCGCGACGTACGCGACATGCTCCGTATCTACGGGGTGGTCGGCGCGGAGAGCGACGAGCTGGTGCAGATCGCCCGGGAGGCCCGGCAGAAGGGCTGGTGGCATCCGTACAGCACGGTGCTGGTCGGTGCCTACGTCGGCCTGGAGGCCGCGGCCAGCTCCATCCGGGCGTACGAGCAGCAGGTCGTACCCGGCCTGCTGGAGACCGAGGAGTACGCCGGCGCGATGATCCGGGCGGCCCGGCCGGACTTCACCGACGATCAGGTCGACCAACGGGTGCGTGTCCGTCTGGGCCGTCAGTCGTTGTTGACGCAGGACGATCCGGTCGATCTGTGGGTGGTGCTCGATGAAGCGGTGCTGAGCCGGCCGGTTGGCGGCGACGCGGTGATGCGTGGTCAGCTCAACCGGTTGGTGGAGGTCGCCGAACTGCCGAACGTGACAGTGCAGGTCCTGCCCTTCGAGGTGGGAGCGCACGCCGGCATGGACGGGACCTTCACGATTCTCAGCTTCCCGGAGCCGAGTGATCCCGATGTCGTGTACGCGGAGAACGCCACGGGTGGGCTCTTCCTGGAGAAGAGTGACGAACTGCAGAAGTACAGCTTCATCTTCGATCACATTCGAGCAGCGGCCATGCGCCCGGAGGAGTCCGTCGCACACATCGCGAAACTGGCAGAGGAGCCACTGTGGAAATGGCGACCAAGGAGTTCCCCGTGGACCTGA